The Nicotiana tomentosiformis chromosome 9, ASM39032v3, whole genome shotgun sequence genome contains the following window.
ATTCTACGATAAAACAGACAGTACCTACCCTATTTATATAACATTCCACAAGTTACAACAACCAACAacagcccaaacaatatcaacaatACTAATAATAAGCCTTTCAAAATAGTTAAACGATcccgacgagcggcaagctcgtcTTGTGACTAAACAACTATAGTTTTAAACCCCTTATTCCTTCtagaatttatcaataatattaacTGCCACATATTCAATTATCCCTACTAATTTTCTGCcacaaaaaaactttaaaacgaCCTTATAACAGACCCACaagttcagcaactcaaaacctatttttcagattaataAAACACATTTTCGACTTGTCTTTTCATTCAAATTGAGAAACAAAACCAACAGTATATAATTAAGCCTCTTCTCATATAAAACATCCATGAATTCAACTTAAAATTAAGTTCACAGCTAGCCAGGAGTGACGCCATAACAAACAACATACTACTCGTTCGAAACTCACAGGTTCTAGTCATTACGATCGAGCTATAACTCGTAGAAGCTTAATAAGGGAAAGAGAAGAATAAACTTACCTTGGACTGAGTATACCCACGAAACTTAGTCCCTTTTCATCCAAAATTAGTCCCCCGATACAGCTACAAGAAGGAGAAAGGGAAATTAGCAAGTTGTCCgggttttcggcactagaatcactcTGTATTACCCGAAATCACCTAGGGTATGTCTAAGATTTTTGGGGGAGGAGTTGAAGGGTTTCAATCTAAAGTTCTTAGTCTGAAATATGAGTGAATGAAATGATTTAATTCATCCCTTAAAAGTCCCCTTGACTGTCCCGTTTTGGGAATTTATTTGGTCCCTTCATTTaaacaagtaggtgacacacctacttgtcacctaccagtGTGAGCAATCTtgcaaaaaagaaaatatttctaTACTGTGACATTGTATCGATGAAAGatttaatgcattagaaactagactcatagatcgtTAAATTGGTAGgtggatcatcccgtaattcTGTGTATATTGGGAGAAAGGCTCTGCTACATCTGCCTAATTTTCAGAGCAATTATGAATATTACCTGTGACGACTTTCGTCGACTTTTGtttaactcgcttgacttcaaaacataacacacaacTATCATTAAACTAAATAACTCATAATATAacctccttataatgttgagaaccttagtctcaccccaaaagtacatgttataatattcccaacttgtcgactttcgacgaagcttattttcttcaattcgtttagcttctaaaccttccaaccatcttagtacttgttattgattatcttaagtatttgtaacctccacggtaacatgattaacttactatatgtactttcaaagatgatctcatttctaagcttacatcaattgacttgcgACGTACccttacgtacgaaaatatggggtgtaacacctaATCACATCTCCCTaggacttctttggcctaccagaTCTCTTCTCAAATCCTCCATGGTCAACCTATAACACCTCCTAAAAGGAGAATCAATACTTCTTCTCTTAACATACTCGAACCATCTCAGCCTTGACTCCCACATCTTGTCCTCTACGGAGGCCAATACCACTTTGtctcgaataacttcattcctaattttTCCCCTCCTTGTATAGCCAatcatccatctcaacatcctcatcttaACTACTCTAATCTTCTGCACATGGAAATTCTTGATTGGCCAGCACTCATCCCCATACAGCATAGTAGATCGGACCATCACTCTGTAAAATTTATCCTTAAGTCTtagcggcacattcttatcacatagaACACTGGATTTGAGCTTCCATTTCATACACCCCGCTCCAATatgatgtgtgacatcctcgtcgatctccccgtTACCTTGAATAATAGCCctgagatacttgaaactacCCCTCTTGGGGATAACTTAAGTAACAAGCTTCACATCCATATCTTCTTCTTGAGTTCTGCCACTGAATTTTCATTCCAAGTATTCTattttggtcctgctcaacttgaaacttttAGACTCCAAGGTTTGTCTCCAACACTCCAATTGTGCGTTAACCCCGCCTCATATCTCCTCGATCAATACTATAACATCCGAAAATAACATGCACAATGAAACCTCCCCTTAGATGTGTCGCATAAGCACGTCCATTGCCAAGGAAAATTAAATCAGGTTATGGCCCGGTCCTTGGTGCATCCCCATCACAACTAGGAAGTGTTCTGAGTCACCTACTacagtcctcacccgagtcttaCCTGTAATGACCCGACAAGTTATTTTTATTTCTAGGTCTCTATTCCCCTAATTAATACTCCTCGagtgtgcttttactattttatgacttgcagggatggctagtttaggtttggaagggtttggactgaaatcggaacacttagttccttaataatggCTTGAgatggctaagtttgacttgagtcaatatttttagtaaacgatctTAGAAtagggatttgatggttccaatagatttgtatgttgattttggacttgggcgtgtgttcagatcgggtttcgggtgatccggaagcgtttcagcgcttaatgttgaaagttggcacattgaaggttttctagttctttaCATTTTGGTTGGAAGAGACTTAGGTGTTATCGaagtccgtttgggattttgagcctcaAAATAGATTTGtatgttgatttatgacttgtatgcaatatttggtgtcattccgagctGTCTAAGTATAATTCGAcgcgttcggagctagttgaaaagtttgaagttcataagttgatcaatttggttttggggtgttcttAGTTTCAATGTTGTTTTGCATGTTCCTATGATTTGAAagggtccgtattatgtttatggacttgttggtgcatttggacggggtcccaagtggctcggttgtgtttcggaccacccggagctaagtctAAAATTGCAGCAAAATGTTGTTCTGATttacttcttcgcgaacgcggaaggaccctcgcgttcgcgatgaaggatttggggactgggtgattttgttcttcgcgtttgtgaAGTATGGATTGCATTCGTAAAGGCTTGGGACCAGTGGCATTCACATTCTTGATGGTCTTCTCATGTTCGCGTAGAAGGCCTGGGCTTGGGGGCTGGGCAAGTTAGATGCCCATCGCGTTTACGTAGGGATGCTCACTGAGAGGGAAGCTCAGTACATCACGTTCGCATGAGTCTTcttgtgatcgcgaagaagaatttcAGGGGCCTGAGCAGGTttcccttcacgatcgcgatggcATTTTTGCGATTGCGAAGGAGAAATATCTAGGTAGTGACTTGTTTTAAATCGAGACTTAGGTTCATTTTCATTTATATCAATTTTGGTcagccgattttggagctctttgagAGGGAATTTTCACCTATCATTGTAAGGTATGTAATTGCTACTTAAAGTGAGTTTAACATGGATTTTGGTTGGAGTTTTATATGTAGATTGTGGAAATTataggattttgttgaaaaacctagttttgataaaaatgggattagatcACGAAAATGGTtttggaattgagtagaaatgaTATATTTTTCTTCGTGAGGGTATGGGTAATATTTACTTACAAacatttccgaaatccgggcacgagGGCCCGAGggagaattttaggaatcttccaaattgggttgggtaattactctaatagttaaattatgaacttttgagcaaatattgattagtttgtacaacctttggctagtttcagatTGCTCGGCATCAACTTGAGGCTTTTAGTGTGATTTGTGGACTAGGAAGTGGATTtggaaacgaggtaagtctcttgcctaaccttgtaataaggaattaaccccataggtatttaaattGTTGTTTGCTATTAATTGTGGGTGTTGCGCACGAAGTGGCGAGAGTCTGTACATAGCTAAAATTCATGTTACGTataggactttatcatgcaataCTTGAACTATTTGAGTtgaacttgttagtttaattatttttcttaataaGTAAGATTTAATTAGAGATCATGTTAGACCGAGCTTCATTACTAAGAAATTTGGCGGAATGATTAATTATTGATGGAAATATTCATATTCCTTTATGGGCTTACCTTGGGTTGTAAACACGAAATTCGTAGTGCTAAGAGTTTCTCTATTCCTGTTgattgggccgaacgcctcggcaatatttatatataatgtgatgcatctatggatcgggtcgtatgacctaGGTAGTGTATGAACACAATtgttatggatcgggccgtaggacctcggcataactcgtgcatGTTATCGCTAGGAGTCCGATTATACTCGATATATCCTTCGTGACTCAAAAATTGTAATTACTTGTTGGCCCTTGTTGAGCTTAGCATGTGATATTTGGGAACTTTTAACATGTTATTTTGTTAAATAATCAATTATTTATGGCCTCTTATTCTATTATTTCCATTGTCTTTCATGCCTACTTATAATTCTTGCACTTTATGTATATtgatcactagtaagtgtcgatgtcgatccctcgtcactacttcttcgaggttagactagatacttacttggtacacgttatttacgtactcacactatacttctgcacaaaTTGTACAGGTTATGAGGCAGGTACATTTGGTGTTTGTCTAAGCGTGCATCCGCATTACCcaaaggcctagtggtgagctgcttcacATGCTctgttctgcagcacccggagcCTCCTCTTGTTGTATTTATAGtttttgtctattttatttcatacaaTAGTTGTAGGGAGTTGTGTATATTCTATTAGATTCTCGTGCACTTgttacaccgggttttggggatttcTAGTAGATACTCATGATTTTTGTCTACTAATTTTATTACTCCatccttatgtttatttttatgcttTATATTACTACGGTCATTTATCCCTATCTCTTTATCAAATAAAAATCAATGTCTCtaataaatattaaaatgaataattaaatggATAGTTCATTGTTGGtctgcctagcggcgacgttgggtgcaACCATGGCgtatagtgggaattgggtcgtgacagcttggtatcagagcactaggttaacATAGggctcacaagtcatgagcaggcctaatagagtcttgtggatcggtgcggagacgtccgtatttatctttgagaggctatagggtgttaggaaagttctctttcttcatctcctatcgtgcagttgatgttgtgttaagtatctttctcttattctctcatagatagtgaAAACGCGCGCGGCAGATGTACCCTGCGGTGGAGGACCTACTCCCCTTATTGCatgaggccgagggagggctccagctcctgcTTGAGGAtgagggcgtcctagagttgctcccgtTGTACCACCCGCAGATTCAGTGGAGGATCCTATCATTGAGGAGCAAGGTAAGGCTCTTGCAGCTAATCTGGCCCCGacagatttcatgtccgcaccaggATTTCAAGAGTTCATGGGCCGCATGTTGtggttcatggactctatgatGCAGGATGGTTTATTTCTAGcatacccagccacatctcaggcgggaaggGGAGAATACACCCCTACCAGTCAAATTCCAGGgcatgttgttgttgtatatcagaccttATGTGCACAAACTGTGGGCGGGGCTCAGCTAGTTGCAGTGGCTTTGCCATAGCCCAGACCAGATGCGACCGTCAAGCCGCATAATctgttggatagatggaccaggctacatcctcctacCTTTGGCGgtaagcgacatgaggacccccaggattttattgacTATTACAAAGACATGCTGCACAACATGAGAGTATTGGAGTTCAACAAGGTGGACTTCACCATATTTCAGTTGGAGGACAGGGCCCGTAGAttgtggcagtcctatcttcttagcagaccagcaggttcaccttatttgacttgggaccagttcacacgtctctttatatagagatatattccaccctctcagagggaagagtatCTGgggtcagttcgagcagctccaacagggtcagatgtctGTGACCAATTATGAGgggagattctctgagttgtcacgccatgcacttatgatactccccaccgatgcagagagagtgcagaggtttatcGCGGGCTTGCATTTTGTATTCAGTTTACTATGGCCCTAGAGGATGAGATAAGGACTCATTACGAGCAAGTTATGTAGATAGTTCGGCGGATTAAGGGTATCCATAAACAGGGACGATTGTACACGACGGGGgagaagaggcctcatcattttaGAGGTTTCAGTGGCAccccgtctgggggcagaggccAGTTCATGAGGGGTCAGTCCAGTAGGCCCACTTATTCAGCACCACCTCcttcttggggtgcaccagtgcaGCCCTATTTTACTGCCATTCCATAGAGCTCCTACCATCCACCGGCTATTCAGgattcttctagtgggtattcaggtccccagggtcaGACTCAAGGTCAGTTATCTTAGAGGTTTCTATGAGTGCGGGGAGCTTGTTCACATGAGGAGATTTTTCCCCAGGCTTTGGGACAAGGTAGTACAGCATGACCATCAGCCTATGATCACCGCACCAGCTGTCGCACCAGTCGTCCAACCTACAAAAGGCAGAgggtaggtgggtaggggtcacccAAAAGGAGGAGGCCAGTCAAGTGGCGGTCCAGCTATGTTCTATacttttccagccagaccagatgcagtaacCTCGGgcgccgtgatcacaggtattgtttttgTCTGTGGTAGGGATGTTTCGGTACtctttgatccagggtctacatattcatatgtatcttctctattttctcattATGTGGATgtctctcgtgagtccttggatgctcctgtatatgtgtccatgccagtgaacgattctgttgttgtggatcgggtttACCTGGTCCTGTATTGTGACTTTCTGTAGTTATGAGACCAGCAcagatcttctgttgctcgatttgaccgactttgaggtcatcttgggcatggactagttatctccatacCATGTcgttcttgattgccatgccaagactattaccttgcgATGGCAAagtttcctagattggagtggaggggttcatctattaatacatctagtcgggttatctctttcttgaaggcttGACATatagtcgagaagggttgtttggcttatctagattATGTTTGGGATACTGCTACAGAGACTCccatgattgattcagtgccagtggTGCGGGatttctccgatgtgtttccttctgatctactAGGCATTCCACCATATTGTGATATCAATTTTAGCATTGATTTGGCGCCAGGTACTCATTTTATCTCTATTCCACTGTACCGCATGGATCcaaaagagttgaaagagttgaaggaacaacttgaggatttGCTCGCGAAGGGGTTCGTTAGACTGAGTGTGTCGTCTTGGGGTGCAACGGTATTTTTTGTGAGAAAAAGGGATGggagtatgcggatgtgcattgattaccgccagttgaacaaagttaccattaagaacaagtactcgttaccatgtattgatgatttatttgaccagttgcagggtgctagggtgttctctaagatcgacttgagatctaggtatcatcaactgaagatcTGAGATTCGGATCTTCCGAAGaaggctttccggactagatatgggcaTTATAAGTTTCTAGTAATGCCCTTCGACTTGACTAACGCTCCGGAGGAAtttttggatttgatgaaccgggtgttcaggccatatcttgactcatttgtcattatcttcactgatgacatattgatctgctcgcgtagtatggaggagcacgagcaatatttgagagttgtgcttcagaccttgcgggaacaaaagctatatgttaAGTTATCCAAGTGCGAGTTATGGTTAGattttgtggcattcttgggacatgttgtatcaggtgagggtattaaggtagatcccaggaagatcgaggcagttcagagttggtctCATCCTACCACAGCAACCGAAATcgggagcttcttggggttagcaagttttatcgccgatttgtggagGTTTTCTCGTCTATTGCGGCATCTTTGACTTATAtttacctagaagggtgctccgtttggATGTTCTGATGATtgcgaggagagatttcagaagctcaagaccgcatttaCTACATCACCGGTATTAGTGTTACcctccggttcagggatgtatactgtgtattacgACACTTCACGCATTGGCCTAGGTTTTGTACTGATGCatgaggggtgagttattgcatatgcttcacgtcacctgaagccctacgagaagaattaccccgtacaagatttggagttagccgcgatagttcatgctctcaagatctacagacattatctttatagggtgccctgtgaggtttacaccgatcatcacagCATACGGTATTTATTTTagcagagggatcttaatttgaggtagtgcaggtggcttgagttactgaaagactatgatattaccattcggGCAAGgcaaatatggttgcagatgccttgaagagaaaggccgagagtatgggtagcttgacatttatttcagcagaggagaggccattgtctttggacattcagtccttggctaacagacttgtgaggtaggatatttcagagcccagtcgagttcttgcatgtgttgtggctcagtcttcattaaTTGAGTGGATCAAGTTTTGTCATTATGATGAACCGCACTTGCTGGTTCTTAGAGACacggtactacaaggtggtgccaaggatattgctatcggtgaggatggtgttctacgactccagggtcgtctatgtgttcctaatgttgatggcttgagggagaagattttagaggaggcacacagttcttgatattccattcatccaagtgctacgaaatagttgagtatgtagcgataTCTCTAAATTGcaagcaggttaagtatgagcactaaaggccaagtggcctactctagcagatggttataccggagtggaaaagggagcacatcactatggacattgtagttgggttgtcgcgtacgttgaggaagtttgagcccgtttgggtcattgtcgacagactGATTAAGTTGGCACACTTTATTTCGGTGGTGACTACATACTCTTCACAGAGATTGGCATATATTTACATTCAAGAGATTGTTCGGTTGAATGGTGAGCTTGTTtccatcatattagatagaggccctcagttcacttcgcatttctgTAAAGTAGTACAGAGCAAGTTGggcacccgggtagagctcagcacaacctttcatccgcagactgataGGCaatcggagcggacagttcagattctggaggatatgctcaaggcaCATATGATTGACTttagagggcagtgggatcgattcttacctttggaagagtttgattataacaacagttatcagtccaacaacaagatggctccatttgaggctttatatggtcggctaTGTCGTTTGCccataggatggtttgagcccgacgaggctaggttatatggcactgatttagtgaaggatgccttggagaaggtaagGTTGactcaggagcgacttcgcatagcatagtccagacagaagagttacgcggatcagaagtcGCGTGATTTATCATTATGGTGGgcaagaaggttctcttgaaagtctcccTGATGAAAGGTATCACGAGTTCTTGAAAGAAGAACAAGTTGAGTCCGAAGTTTATTGGCCTATTTGAgatgttgaggcgagttggggaggttgcttatgagcttgctttgcctcctagtctatcgagagttcatccgATCTTCCATGTGTCTATTCTCCGGAAGTACCATGCCGACATGCCGCATGaattggatttcagcacggttcagctagatgagagcttgggttataaggaggagccagttgccattattggCAGGCAGGTgcgccagttgaggtctaagaagataTCTACGGTAAAGATCCAGTGGAGGGTTCAACCAGTCGTGAAAGCGACTTGGGATATAGAGAAGGACATAAGGAGCatatatccatacttattcagcactccaggtatgcttctagacccgttcgacgacgaatgtttgtttaagtgatggagaatgtaacg
Protein-coding sequences here:
- the LOC138898988 gene encoding uncharacterized protein; the protein is MLRRVGEVAYELALPPSLSRVHPIFHVSILRKYHADMPHELDFSTVQLDESLGYKEEPVAIIGRQVRQLRSKKISTVKIQWRVQPVVKATWDIEKDIRSIYPYLFSTPGMLLDPFDDECLFK